One window from the genome of Salvelinus sp. IW2-2015 linkage group LG30, ASM291031v2, whole genome shotgun sequence encodes:
- the anp32e gene encoding acidic leucine-rich nuclear phosphoprotein 32 family member E, whose translation MEMKKRISLELRNRTPAEVAELVVDNCRTSDGEVEGLTDDFKELEFLSMVNVGLTSLAKLPSLPKLRKLELSDNNISGHLETLSEKCPNLTYLNLSGNKIKELSNVEALQNLKNLKSLDLFNCEITTLEEYRESIFELLPQVTYLDGFDQEDNEAPDSEADADDDEGEDGAGPTGDYDDEDDEEEEEVSEGREVGLSYLMKEKIQDEEEDDDDYAEEEDGKEEKAGVKGEKRKRDAEDEGEDDDDDDDDDDDDD comes from the exons ATGGAGATGAAAAAGAGGATCAGTTTAGAATTGAGGAATAGGACACCAGCGGAG GTGGCCGAGCTGGTGGTGGATAACTGCCGCACCAGTGATGGTGAAGTAGAGGGCCTGACAGATGACTTCAAGGAGCTGGAATTCCTCAGCATGGTCAACGTTGGACTCACCTCCCTGGCAAAGCTACCCTCACTGCCCAAACTGCGCAAG TTGGAGCTGAGTGACAACAACATCTCGGGTCATTTGGAGACACTTTCAGAGAAGTGCCCCAACCTGACGTATCTAAACCTGAGTGGCAACAAGATAAAGGAGCTGAGCAACGTTGAGGCCCTG CAAAATCTGAAGAACCTGAAGAGCCTGGACCTGTTTAACTGTGAAATCACCACACTGGAGGAGTACCGTGAGAGCATCTTTGAGCTGCTGCCTCAGGTCACCTACCTGGACGGCTTCGACCAGGAGGACAACGAGGCCCCTGACTCCGAGGCAGACGCCGATG ATGATGAGGGGGAGGACGGAGCCGGACCGACAGGGGactatgatgatgaagatgacgaggaggaggaggaggtctcGGAAGGACGAGAGGTTGGGCTCTCTTACCTAATGAAGGAAAAGATCCAG gatgaagaggaggatgatgatgactacgcagaggaggaggatggaaaag AGGAGAAGGCAGGAGTCaaaggggagaagaggaagagggatgctgaggatgaaggggaggatgatgatgatgatgatgacgacgacgatgatgatgactAG